Below is a genomic region from Ketobacter sp. MCCC 1A13808.
AGCAAATCCCACAAAGAAAACTCCCGGTAGGCTAACTCACTTTGCAATAGTTCTATCGATACCCCGTACAGAAATAGGGGCACAAATTTGAATTTAAAAAAGTTGTACCCCGGGAAACCGCGGTCAAGGCAGTACGACAGCACAAAAAAGGCAGCAAAGTGGTTCACCTTGTCAGTCGCCAACTCCGCAATTTGCACTTTGGAGGCCGTAAACGCCAGCCAACTGATAACGGTCAGATTAATCAGCAGTGCTATGCGAAAGGCCCAACATAACTGATGGGGTTTTAAGGGTACGACAATCATTAATAACTGCTCACTCTGTACAGTCCGTTGAGTGCTGCAACCCGGTAGGCTTCAGCCATGGTGGGATAGTTGAAGGTGGTATTCACAAAATACTCGATGGAATTTGCTTCACCGGGCTGGTTCATAATCGCCTGGCCAATATGAATTATCTCGGAAGCCTGATCACCAAAACAATGAATACCTAAGATCTGCAACGTTTCGCGATGGAATAGAATTTTTAGCACACCTACGGTTTCACCGGTAATCTGCGCTCGCGCCACGGTTTTAAATGCCGCCTGCCCCACCTCGTAGGGAACCCGCTCTTGCGTTAGTTCTTGCTCGGTCTTTCCCAGCGAGCTGATTTCCGGCAGAGTATAAATTCCCGTTGGCACATCTTCCACCAGGTAAAAATCCTCTAGCCCGGCGACACCGGCTCCGGTAGATCGCCCCTGATCATAAGCGGCACTGGCCAGGCTGGGCCAACCGATAACATCACCCGCCGCATAAACATGACTGGCAACCGTCTGATAACGGTCGTTGACCTCCAGTTGGCCGCGATGGTTAGCCAAAAGACCGATGGCATCCAAGTTCAATAAATCGGTATTGCCGGTACGGCCATTGCACCATAGAAAGGTATCACCACGCACAATCTTCCCTGATTTCAATTTTACCACCACGTCACTTTCCCGACCGATAACGTCCTCATACTCTTCGCCATTGCGGATCAGCACACCGATATCCCGCAAGTGATAACTCAGACTATCTGAGATTTCGTAATCCAGAAAATCGAGCAAGCGGTCGCGGGTATTAATCAATTCCACCCGGACACCTAAACCGCAAAAGATAGAAGCGTATTCGCAACCAATAACACCTGCTCCGTAAATGACAATTTTTCGGGGCGTGTGTTGCAGTTTCAGCACCGTATCGGAATCGTAAATTTGCCGATGACTAAAATCCACATCATCAGGGCGATACGGTCTGGAACCGGTCGCAATGACAAACTTATCCGCAATCAGGGTTTCGATTGATCCATCACTTTTCACTACCTCGAGTGTATTGCTATCCGTAAAGCGGGCTTGCCCGTGATAGAGTTTTATCTCATTACGCGAGTAAAATGTTGTTCGCAACTTTACCTGCTTCGCGATAACGCTCTCTGCCCGCTTCAGCACTTTGGGAAAGGAAAAAGTTCTGGGCTCACCGATATCTCGAAATAACGCATCGGTATTAAACGTAATAATCTGCTTCACCGCATGCCGCAATGCTTTTGACGGTATGGTGCCCAAATGTGCGCAGTTACCTCCGACCATCGCTTTCTCATCGACCATCGCGGTTTCCAGTCCAGCCTTTGCTGCCCGCATTGCAGCACCCTCCCCGGCCGGTCCGGCACCGATTACCACCAGATCAAATTTAGTGGGCATGCTATGTTAACCACCTGAATTTAGGATATTTTTTTCAGTATAGAAAAAGAAAAGCCCTGATGAAATCAAATCGCATTCCGTCAGGGCTTTAATTGTTGTTTTTGCGAACTTTGTGAGTCAGTGCAGTTCGCACGGGCGCTCATTCAGTTACGTCTACCGGCGTCGTAAGCCAAACCTGCCAAATTCTCTTTCCCAGCGGACTTTTCATCGCATTTGGACAGATTTCCGCCACAAATTTCGCAGTCGCCTTCGAGTCCAATATTATTAAGGCCACCGCAGGAACCTTTGATAGGCTTATTGGAAAAAATAACGCCGACGGCCATCGCGGACATAACTATAGCGAAGAAAATCAATGCAACGAAAAAAGTAGCCATAACAGGTCCCGGGAGATAAGTTGGAGTACAGTTTACACCGTCTCACAATGCATGAACACCTAGCACCAGTTTGCGGGCTTACTGATCCATATATTGCTTGAATGCAGTGCTGTGATGGGTAACCAGTCCTTTTTCGGTTTTCAAAATCAAATAAACTGCCAAATGGTTAGCTTCAGCAACTTCCATACCCTGCTTCGGGCCCAGCACCATCATCGCCGTAGCCCAGGCATCAGCAGAGGCGCACTGAGGCATGATTACGGTTGCAGAAACCAAACGATGGTCAATCGGTTGTCCATTTCTAGGATCAATGGTATGAGAATAGCGCTTACCATCGAATTCATAATAATTCCGGTAATCACCTGAAGTTGCCATAGCCACATTATTTAACTTGAGCACCCGGTGCACCCGCCTCAGATCCTCGACCGGCTCTTCCACCGCCACCTGCCAAGGCAGGTTATGGGCTTTATTATTGCCGACTTTGATTTCACCACCGACTTCCACCATGTAGCGACGCACACCCAGGTCTTCCAGCGCCTGCGCTACCCGATCTACAGCATAGCCTTTGGCAATTGCAGATAAATCGAGATACAAATCCTTGCTCTTTTCCACCTGGAAATCATCTATATGCAACGACAGGCCATCAGAGCCAACGCGGTTCCAGGCCTTTTTCATGGCTTCGGGATCGGGAATGGTATGGGGCCGGTTTTCCGGGCCAAATCCCCACAAATTAACCAGAGGGCCGACCGTTATATCAAACGCCCCTTCGCTCAAGCGCCAGATTTCCAGCGATTTGCTCAGAACTTCGAAAGTATCCTCTGATACGGTAAAGGGCTCTGAAACAGCAGCCCTATTAAGCTTAGACAGTTCAGAACCCGGCTGATAGGTCGACATTTTGTCGTTAACGTTGTCCAGCTCCCATTGAATTACTTCGGAAACCTGATCTGTGTTAACGGCCTTGGGAAGATCCACCATCTTCACCGAGTACCAGGTACCCATGGTCTGACCGCTGATTTCCAGAATATCCGGTGCGTCAGAATGGGAGCAGCCTACAATCGACAGACTAATAACGATCAGACTGAAAATAATGGACTGCTTAAGTTTCTTCACAAGGGTTATCAGCCGCCGAAGTCATCCAGGAAGATATTGTCACGCTCCACACCCAGATCTTCCAACATTTTAAGAACAGCCGCATTCATCATCGGCGGCCCGCACATATAGTATTCGCAGTCTTCCGGAGCATCATGATCTTTCAGATACTGCTCAAACAATACGTTGTGGATGAAACCGGTTAAGCCATTCCAGTTATCTTCCGGCTGCGGATCCGAAAGCGCTATATGCCAGTCAAAATTTTCGTTTTCGTCCGCCAGCATGTCGTATTCTTCTTTATAGAAGAGTTCCCGCATACTTCGCGCACCGTACCAAAATGAGATTTTACGGTCCGTTTTAAGGCGCTTAAGCTGGTCAAAGATATGCGAACGCATTGGAGCCATACCAGCTCCGCCACCGATAAAGACCATTTCGTTATCGTTATCCGTTGCGAAGAACTCGCCGAAAGGCCCGTACACCGTCACTTTATCCCCAGGCTTCAAATTGAACACCCAGGAAGACATTTGCCCGGGTGGCGTGCCATGAGAACCCGGAGGCGGCGTCGCAATCCGGATGTTGAATTTCAGAACCCCGTATTCTTCGGGATAATTCGCCATGGAGTAGGCCCGGATAACGGTTTCATCTACTTTAGACTCCAGATCAAAAAAGCCGAAACGCTCCCAGTCGCCGCGAAAGTCGTCCTCGATTATGAAGTCTTTGTATTTCACATGATGAGGTGGGCATTCCAACTGAACATAGCCACCTGCGCGAAAATTCACTATTTCGCCTTCGGGTAAATCCAGTGCAAGCTCTTTAATGAACGTGGCCACATTGTGGTTTGAGCGCACCGAGGTTTCCCATTTTTTTACACCGAAAAAGGCCTCGTCCAATTCAACTTTCATATCCTGTTTTACTGAGACCTGACAGGACAAGCGCCAACCTTCTTTAACTTCACGAGGTGTGAAATGGCTTTCTTCAGTAGGCAGGATATCGCCACCACCGTCTTTGACGATAACCTTGCACTGAGCACAAGTTCCACCGCCACCACAGGCTGATGACACGAAAATGCCTTTGTCCGCCAACGTATTCAAAAGTTTACCGCCGGCCGGCACAGTCACCCCTTTTTCAGGGTCTTCATTAATGTCTATTTGAACGTCTCCGGTACTGACCAGCTGCGAACGCGCCATCAGAATCAGAGCAACCAACAGCAGCAAAATGCCGGTGAACATGGCTACGCCCAAAAATATTGTATTTTGATCCATTTCTAATATCCCCTCGACCAATTACAACTGAATGCCAGAGAAAGACATAAAGCCCAGCGACATCAAACCAACCGTAATAAAGGTAATACCCAAACCTCGTAATCCGGATGGTACATCGCTGTATTTCATTTTTTCGCGGATTCCGGCCAGAACCACTATTGCCAAGGCCCAGCCAGCACCGGAGCCGACACCATAGACCACACTTTCACCGAAAGTGTAATCACGCTCGGCCATAAACAGCGAGCCACCAAGAATGGCGCAGTTCACTGTGATCAGCGGCAGGAAAACACCCAGTGCGTTGTACAAAGCCGGTACGTATTTATCGAGGAACATTTCGAGTATTTGAACCAACGCTGCAATAACACCGATAAAGCTAAGCAAGCTCAGGAATGTGAGGTCGACTCCTTCAATTCCAGCCCACGCCAGCGCGTCTTCTTTCAATAACCCGGTCAGAATCAGGTTGTTCACAGGCACTGTAATGGCTTGCACAACAACCACGGCAATTCCTAATCCCATGGCCGTCTGTACCTTTTTGGAGACGGCGATAAAGGTGCACATTCCAAGGAAAAAGGCCAATGCCATATTTTCAACGAATATGGCTTTAACCAGGAGGCTTAAGTAATGTTCAAACATGTCTACTGCTCCTTAGTGAGTGGCTAGTGTTTTAGATTGAGGCGCCATTGAGAACTCCGCTTTTTCAACTTGCTCCGGTTTAGCGCTACGCAATGCCCAGATCAACAGCCCGATCAGGAAGAAGGCACTGGGTGGCAACAATAATAAACCGTTGGGAACATACCAGCCGCCGTCGTTCACCGTGGGTAGGATTTCGATACCAAACAGTTTGCCGGCACCAAACAATTCCCGCACGACACCCAGACTCAGAAGCACCGCGCTGTATCCAAGCCCGTTGCCAATACCGTCAAAAAAGCTCGGAATTGGCGGGTTTTTCATAGCGTACGCTTCTGCACGTCCCATAACGATACAGTTTGTAATAATCAGGCCGACGAACACCGATAGCTGCTTGCTAACCGCATAGGCATAGGCTTTCAGAAACTGATCGACCACAATAACCAGAGACGCGATGATCGCCATTTGCGCGATAATACGAATGCTTGACGGGATCTGTTTTCGTATACAGCTGATAAAGAAGTTGGAGAATGCCGTTACCGTGGTCAGAGCAATGCACATGGTCACCGTGGTGTTAAGGTTACTGGTGACGGCCAATGCCGAGCAAATCCCTAGTATTTGCAAGGCAATCGGGTTGTTGTCCATGACCGGCCCGAACAATACTTTTTTGATTTCAGAAGCCATTATCTTACACCCCTTCCTTTTTCACTTTTGCCAGGTATGGACCAAAGCCATTTTCTCCCAGCCAGAACTGAATTAAGTTGGTCACACCATTACTGGTCAATGTTGCACCGGCCAAGCCGTCCACTTTGTGTTCTGCGTCGGGTGCATTCGGATCCACAGACCCTTTAATCAGGTGGATATCGACCTTGCCCTGATCGTTGAAAACCTGCTTACCCGGCCACAATGCTTTCCACTTGGGGTTGTCAACCTCCCCCCCCAAGCCCGGCGTTTCACCATGCTCATAGAAACCCAGACCGCGAACGGTAGTCGTATCCGTTTTTAATGCCAGAAAGCCGTACAAAGTGGACCACAAACCATAACCGTGAACCGGCAGGATGATCGTGTCAAATTCACCCTCTTCATTCTTTGCCAGATAAACCGTTGCATACTTGGCCTGTCGCTTGATACTGGCTTTATCTATGCTGCCTTCCAGTATTTCATTTTCACCCGTGGTTTTAGCCGCTTTCCGCTGGTCATAAGCAACAGGGTTTGCCAACGCTGCTTTTTCCCAATCTTCGGTGGCGCTCTCTGCAGTCAGATATTCGCCCGTATCCAGGTTCACCAATTTCACTTCTAATCGGTTTTCGAAGATCTCAGCAACTGACTTGCCTTCTTCCAGCATGCCGGCTGCGGCAAGAATGTTCTTATTCTTGTCGAGCAACTTGTTTTTTACCTGTTCCCCTTTCAGGGCGACAGCCGCGGTAGAAACTACTATGGAACAAACGATACACAGCAGTGCCGCAACCAACAGGGTTTTACCGGTTGAATCGTTACTGGACATTGCGTGCTAACCTCCGCTTGATGTTGGCTTGAGTGACAAAGTGATCGATGGTGGGGGCGAATAGGTTCCCGAACAAAATGGCGAGCATCATGCCCTCAGGGAAGGCCGGGTTCACCACACGAATCAGCATAACCATAACGCCGATCAGAATACCGAAAACCAGCTTGCCTTTGTTGGTCATCGCCGCCGATACCGGATCGGTTGCCATAAAGAACGTACCAAAGGCCCAGCCACCCAACACATAGTGCCAATAGAAAGGCACGTCGAACATTGGATTGGTGTCACTGCCTACTGCATTGAATAGTATGCCCATCAACGCTGTTCCCAGAAATACGCCGAGAACGATTCGCCAGGAAGCAATACCGGTCAACACCAGGAAACCACCGCCAATCAATATAGCCAGTGAAGAAGTCTCACCAATGGAGCCCTGCATGTTTCCGAGGAAAGCATCAAACCAGGTCAGCGAACTCTGAATTGCTTCGACACCACCTTGTGCTGCTACGCTGAGTGTTGTCGCACCGGAGAAACCATCGACTGCAGTCCATACGGAATCGCCTGACATGCTTACCGGATATGCAAAGAACAGGAATGCCCTGCCGGTTAACGCCGGGTTAAGGAAGTTTTTACCGGTGCCGCCGAACACTTCCTTGCCCAGAACCACACCGAATGAAATACCCAGAGCGACCTGCCACAAAGGAATTGAAGGGGGACAAATTAAGGCAAACAGCACTGAAGTAACAAAGAACCCTTCATTCACCTCGTGACCACGTTTGACGGCAAACAGGACTTCCCAAAAACCACCTGCAACCATAGTAACGGCATAGATCGGAACAAAATACATGGCACCGTAGATGAAACAATCCCAGACACTTGCAGGATTATAACCGGTCAGCATATCTGTGAAGAAAAAGCGCCAGTCACCGCTTGCAGTTACACCGCTGTCGGCCATATAGGCAAGTGCTTGCGCGCCCACGTTATACATCCCGAAAAACATAGCAGGAAAAGTGCAAAGCCAAACCGTGATCATAATGCGTTTCAGGTCAATGCCGTCCCGCACATGCGCATTAGCATGGGTTACTGTTGGCGGGCTATAAAAGAAGGTATCCACCATTTCATAGACGGAATAATACTTTTCGTATTTGCCACCTTTCTCGAAATGCGGTTCCAGCTTGTCTAATAAATCTCTAAACACCGGCTTAACCCTCCTTCTCGATTCGTTCTAGATTGTCACGAAGGATCGGGCCGTACTCGTATTTGCCGGGACAAACATAAGAACACAGCGCAACATCATCTTCATCCAATTCCAGGCAGCCAAGATCCTGCGCGGTCTGGGTATCTCCGACAATAAGCGAACGCAGTAGCTGAGTGGGTAAAATATCCAGTGGCATTACTTTCTCGTACGCCCCAACCGGAACCATCGCCCGGGGGCTACCATTGGTAGAGGTGGTAAATGAAAATAGCTTGCCTGGATTGAGTGACGAAATAAACGTATTCAGCACGGAGTGCTTTTCTTTGCCCATCCACAGATATTCCAGCATACCCCGCTCACGACCTTCACGTAGCACAGTAATCTGGTTGTGGTAACGCCCCAAATAGGAATAGGGACCTATGGCTGTGGTGCCGCCCAGCACGGAACCTGAAATAACGCGATTATCGGCAGGCTCAAGCTGACCGGCCAGCAGCTCATCCGTGCTCGCACCCAGTCTCGTACGCACCAAACGGGGATTAGACACTTGGGGCCCACAGAGAGCGACCACCCGATCGGTGTTCAATTTACCGGATGTGAACAATTTACCGATGGCAATCACGTCCTGGTAATTGATGTGCCAAACGGTTTTCTTAGCAGAAACCGGATCAAGATAATGAATGTGAGTTCCGGCCAGACCAGCCGGATGCGGACCATCAAACTCAACCACTTCCGCGATTCCATTGCCGCCGATGCCGGCACCAGCGGCTTTACACAACCAGACTTTCTTGGTGAGATTGGACAGCACATCCAACCCCTGCTGGAAAGCGACGGCATCCTCTTTAATTACAACAGCCGGATCGGCAGCCAGCGGGTGGGTATCAATAGCGGTAACGAATATGGAGCGGGGCTCAGAACCCGGCGCGGGGACCTTACTGAAAGGACGTGCTCTGAAGGCTGTCCACAAGCCGGATTTGATAAGATTCTCTTGTACCTTGTCGTTGCTGAGATTGCTCAGCTCAGTGGGGGCAAAAGCATCGAAGGTTTCTTCTGCGTCACCGCTTACATCGATAACGACTGATTGCAAAACTCGCTTTTGACCACGATGGATGGCGGAGACAACGCCACTTGCGGGAGCCGTGAATAAAACTCCTTCGGTTTTTTTGTCTGCGAAAAGCACTTGGCCTTTCTTGACTTCATCCCCTACTTTGACACTCATAGTAGGCTTCATGCCCACATAGTCACTACCCAGTACGGCCACTGTCCGAATCGTTGGACCATCTTCGATGGTTTGCTTCGGGGTGCCGCTTATGGGGAGATTCAGACCTCTCTTGATCTTGATCATAGCCCCTAACCGTTTCCGTTAAATTGACGCTTAAGTGAACCGGCCTGCTAAGCAGACGGATCCCGTTCAAGTGTAGACGCTAAACTTAAGGCAGAGAATCAGAGACTCGATTCTGAGGCTCTGGCTGACAACAGTGTAGTACGCTTACCCATACACTCTAACCAATTCGACAACATGCGTGCGAAATCCCGTAGAACCAAGAATACGCATTATCC
It encodes:
- a CDS encoding VanZ family protein is translated as MIVVPLKPHQLCWAFRIALLINLTVISWLAFTASKVQIAELATDKVNHFAAFFVLSYCLDRGFPGYNFFKFKFVPLFLYGVSIELLQSELAYREFSLWDLLADVIAVGAYWLVRKPFRQLVVARGSSSA
- the sthA gene encoding Si-specific NAD(P)(+) transhydrogenase; this translates as MPTKFDLVVIGAGPAGEGAAMRAAKAGLETAMVDEKAMVGGNCAHLGTIPSKALRHAVKQIITFNTDALFRDIGEPRTFSFPKVLKRAESVIAKQVKLRTTFYSRNEIKLYHGQARFTDSNTLEVVKSDGSIETLIADKFVIATGSRPYRPDDVDFSHRQIYDSDTVLKLQHTPRKIVIYGAGVIGCEYASIFCGLGVRVELINTRDRLLDFLDYEISDSLSYHLRDIGVLIRNGEEYEDVIGRESDVVVKLKSGKIVRGDTFLWCNGRTGNTDLLNLDAIGLLANHRGQLEVNDRYQTVASHVYAAGDVIGWPSLASAAYDQGRSTGAGVAGLEDFYLVEDVPTGIYTLPEISSLGKTEQELTQERVPYEVGQAAFKTVARAQITGETVGVLKILFHRETLQILGIHCFGDQASEIIHIGQAIMNQPGEANSIEYFVNTTFNYPTMAEAYRVAALNGLYRVSSY
- the nqrM gene encoding (Na+)-NQR maturation NqrM → MATFFVALIFFAIVMSAMAVGVIFSNKPIKGSCGGLNNIGLEGDCEICGGNLSKCDEKSAGKENLAGLAYDAGRRN
- a CDS encoding FAD:protein FMN transferase produces the protein MKKLKQSIIFSLIVISLSIVGCSHSDAPDILEISGQTMGTWYSVKMVDLPKAVNTDQVSEVIQWELDNVNDKMSTYQPGSELSKLNRAAVSEPFTVSEDTFEVLSKSLEIWRLSEGAFDITVGPLVNLWGFGPENRPHTIPDPEAMKKAWNRVGSDGLSLHIDDFQVEKSKDLYLDLSAIAKGYAVDRVAQALEDLGVRRYMVEVGGEIKVGNNKAHNLPWQVAVEEPVEDLRRVHRVLKLNNVAMATSGDYRNYYEFDGKRYSHTIDPRNGQPIDHRLVSATVIMPQCASADAWATAMMVLGPKQGMEVAEANHLAVYLILKTEKGLVTHHSTAFKQYMDQ
- the nqrF gene encoding NADH:ubiquinone reductase (Na(+)-transporting) subunit F, which gives rise to MDQNTIFLGVAMFTGILLLLVALILMARSQLVSTGDVQIDINEDPEKGVTVPAGGKLLNTLADKGIFVSSACGGGGTCAQCKVIVKDGGGDILPTEESHFTPREVKEGWRLSCQVSVKQDMKVELDEAFFGVKKWETSVRSNHNVATFIKELALDLPEGEIVNFRAGGYVQLECPPHHVKYKDFIIEDDFRGDWERFGFFDLESKVDETVIRAYSMANYPEEYGVLKFNIRIATPPPGSHGTPPGQMSSWVFNLKPGDKVTVYGPFGEFFATDNDNEMVFIGGGAGMAPMRSHIFDQLKRLKTDRKISFWYGARSMRELFYKEEYDMLADENENFDWHIALSDPQPEDNWNGLTGFIHNVLFEQYLKDHDAPEDCEYYMCGPPMMNAAVLKMLEDLGVERDNIFLDDFGG
- the nqrE gene encoding NADH:ubiquinone reductase (Na(+)-transporting) subunit E; this encodes MFEHYLSLLVKAIFVENMALAFFLGMCTFIAVSKKVQTAMGLGIAVVVVQAITVPVNNLILTGLLKEDALAWAGIEGVDLTFLSLLSFIGVIAALVQILEMFLDKYVPALYNALGVFLPLITVNCAILGGSLFMAERDYTFGESVVYGVGSGAGWALAIVVLAGIREKMKYSDVPSGLRGLGITFITVGLMSLGFMSFSGIQL
- a CDS encoding NADH:ubiquinone reductase (Na(+)-transporting) subunit D — translated: MMASEIKKVLFGPVMDNNPIALQILGICSALAVTSNLNTTVTMCIALTTVTAFSNFFISCIRKQIPSSIRIIAQMAIIASLVIVVDQFLKAYAYAVSKQLSVFVGLIITNCIVMGRAEAYAMKNPPIPSFFDGIGNGLGYSAVLLSLGVVRELFGAGKLFGIEILPTVNDGGWYVPNGLLLLPPSAFFLIGLLIWALRSAKPEQVEKAEFSMAPQSKTLATH
- a CDS encoding Na(+)-translocating NADH-quinone reductase subunit C — protein: MSSNDSTGKTLLVAALLCIVCSIVVSTAAVALKGEQVKNKLLDKNKNILAAAGMLEEGKSVAEIFENRLEVKLVNLDTGEYLTAESATEDWEKAALANPVAYDQRKAAKTTGENEILEGSIDKASIKRQAKYATVYLAKNEEGEFDTIILPVHGYGLWSTLYGFLALKTDTTTVRGLGFYEHGETPGLGGEVDNPKWKALWPGKQVFNDQGKVDIHLIKGSVDPNAPDAEHKVDGLAGATLTSNGVTNLIQFWLGENGFGPYLAKVKKEGV
- a CDS encoding NADH:ubiquinone reductase (Na(+)-transporting) subunit B, with product MFRDLLDKLEPHFEKGGKYEKYYSVYEMVDTFFYSPPTVTHANAHVRDGIDLKRIMITVWLCTFPAMFFGMYNVGAQALAYMADSGVTASGDWRFFFTDMLTGYNPASVWDCFIYGAMYFVPIYAVTMVAGGFWEVLFAVKRGHEVNEGFFVTSVLFALICPPSIPLWQVALGISFGVVLGKEVFGGTGKNFLNPALTGRAFLFFAYPVSMSGDSVWTAVDGFSGATTLSVAAQGGVEAIQSSLTWFDAFLGNMQGSIGETSSLAILIGGGFLVLTGIASWRIVLGVFLGTALMGILFNAVGSDTNPMFDVPFYWHYVLGGWAFGTFFMATDPVSAAMTNKGKLVFGILIGVMVMLIRVVNPAFPEGMMLAILFGNLFAPTIDHFVTQANIKRRLARNVQ
- a CDS encoding Na(+)-translocating NADH-quinone reductase subunit A — encoded protein: MIKIKRGLNLPISGTPKQTIEDGPTIRTVAVLGSDYVGMKPTMSVKVGDEVKKGQVLFADKKTEGVLFTAPASGVVSAIHRGQKRVLQSVVIDVSGDAEETFDAFAPTELSNLSNDKVQENLIKSGLWTAFRARPFSKVPAPGSEPRSIFVTAIDTHPLAADPAVVIKEDAVAFQQGLDVLSNLTKKVWLCKAAGAGIGGNGIAEVVEFDGPHPAGLAGTHIHYLDPVSAKKTVWHINYQDVIAIGKLFTSGKLNTDRVVALCGPQVSNPRLVRTRLGASTDELLAGQLEPADNRVISGSVLGGTTAIGPYSYLGRYHNQITVLREGRERGMLEYLWMGKEKHSVLNTFISSLNPGKLFSFTTSTNGSPRAMVPVGAYEKVMPLDILPTQLLRSLIVGDTQTAQDLGCLELDEDDVALCSYVCPGKYEYGPILRDNLERIEKEG